GACTTAGCCTGGTATTTGTTGGCACCTGAGTTACGCCTTTTCTAGCAGTACTCTGTCATTGGTTGGTGTTTTGTTTAATTTGTGTAAAATCATGGGCTCACTCAGTGGTAGCAGTGATTTATATATATGGTTCTGCTTAAGGACAAGCCGTTGATGTTGTTCGAGGTATAACCCTGACAGACGCTGGTTAAGGATGATGCTAGATGAAAGTGATGATGACCATAGTGCTATCGCTTATATGGATGTGGGTGAGCCCCACCGCCCACGCCTATACGCAATTAACAAAAGACGACTTTATCAGTGACCCTCTCATCTACGACGCCGAATTTTCACCGGATGGTCGTTATCTGGCGTTTATTCGCCAGGCAGGTAAGAGCCGCGATGTTGTCATCCGGGACTTTTCTCAGGAAGGGGCGCCTATCACCGGGATATTGCAGGATGAATTTATTCGCGCCGACTCTATTAGTTGGGCAAATAACACTCGGGTGATTGTGAATCTGATGGTGCCCTACGAGCGTATCTCCAAATTAAAAAAGAAGGCGGAGAAAGACCCGGAGTTCGACCTCGATGAGTACGATTACTTCAGGCGTTCCATTTCCATGGATGTGCACTGTCAGGATAGGGTGGTGCTGCTCAACCATAAAAAATACAGCCGCAAAAACTTAAACCTGTCCAGAGTCAGTAACCTGCTGGTGGATGACGAGCAGCATATTCTTATGCCCGCCTGGGGCCATAAAGGCCTCGAAATCATGAAAGTGAATGTGTACACGGGGAAGGGTGAAGTGGTGCTGGAGGGCGGAAGGCGCACCTACAACATTTTAACCGACAAACAGGGCCAGCCTACGTTCAGGCTGGACTATTACTATTACAGCCGCAGTGTGCAAGTGTACGAATACACTCAGGAAGGCGAATGGGTTCCCATCGACCGTATCTATTTCGAGCAAAATGAAGATGGCGAATTCGACTTTGAAGGCTTGGTAGGTATTGGTAAGGAAGGCGAGCTGATATACCGCAAGCGCAATGAAACGAGCGGCTATTATGAAATCGTCAAATATAAAAAAGGCAGCAAAGAGAAGCAGGTTGTCGCCTCGCTGCCTGAAGAAGATATTTACTCTCCCATGTTTGACGCCTTCACCGGCGAATATCTGGGTTACCAGGTGCAGCGGGACCTCATCCGTAATGTGTATTTGGATAAGAGTTATCAGGCCCACTACGACAAGGTGGCTGAAGACATAGGGCACAGCAACTTCTCTTTCTGGGCTTCGAGCACCAGTAAAAACCGTGTGGTGGTAAAAAGCAGCGGTGCAGACCATCTGGGCAAATTCTATGTTTACGACTACAAGACCCAGGCCCTGACATGGCTGGGGGATGTACATAATCAACTGGTGCCCGAGAATCTCGGGTTGCCCGCCAAGGTGAATTACAGTACCAGAGACGGGCAAAAGCTGCGTATGTACCTGCTATTCCCACCCAATTATGACGACACCAAAGCCTACCCTATGGTGGTGTTACCCCACGGCGGCCCACAATCCCGTGACAGTGCCAGCTTTGATTTCTTCGCCCAGTTCATTGCTACCCGGGGTTATATCGTCATACAGCCAAACTTCCGCGGTTCTACCGGTTATGGACTGGAATTTGAGAAAGCTGGCTACAAACAGTGGGGACAGCGGATGCAGGACGATGTGTCAGACGCCGTCACCTACATGACCCAAAATGGCTACGCGGATAAGTCCAGGGTGTGCATTGTGGGGGCCTCCTATGGTGGTTATGCCGCGCTGATGGGCGCCATTAAAACCCCTGAGCTGTACCGTTGCAGCATCAGTATTAACGGGGTGACCCACCTTAAAGATCAAATCGCGTTTGACGTGGATTCCGCAGAAATAAACGAAGACAGAATTGAAGAGATACTCTACGAACGCATTGGTCATCCCATCCGGGACGCCAAAATGTTGGATGACAATTCACCGGCGTTACTTGCATCAAAAGTGAGCTTACCACTGCTGATTATCGCCGGAGACAGCGATCAAATCGTGCCCTACACCCAGGCTGAAGTCATGGTTGAGGCACTGGCGAAGTCGAAGAAAGACTTTAAGTTTGTCGAACTGACAGACACAGGCCATAACCCCTTTATCCTGAAAGACAGCGCCGCCAAGGTGTATCAGGAAGTTGAGCAGTTCCTGAAAACTCACCTTGGGGAATAGGAGCTGCGGGCTGGGTTTTGTTTGAGTGGTGTGGATTAGCGTTTGTTTGAGGCTTGCCCACACCACTCAGATCAGGGCTTATTACCTGTGGATGCAGGCAACAGATACTTGAGTCCATGGGTAAAGCCGCGCGGTGCCACGCTCAGGTGATCTTCGTCGTTCAGCACATCCAACCTTAGCTGCAGCGACGGGTACCGGCGAGACATGAGCGTTTTCTCGAAATAGCGCGCATCCGTGACCATGTTGTAACGGGTGGCATATCGTGTATCGCCGGGCTTCATATCTTCATATTCCCCGACATACAGATACACCTTCGCGGATAAATCCTTGTTGGCTTTGGCGTAGCGCTGTTCGAAAGACCACATGACTTTGTTGTCATACCAAAATGACGGACTGCCAAGCACATACCCGGCAAACATCCTGGGATCAGTCAACAGCGCCTGTGCCCCCAAGAGTCCGCCGTAGGAGTGGCCGAGGAACAGCCGTTGTGCCTCATCGGTGCGGTATTTATCCGCTACGAAGGGAATTGCAACGTGCTTGAGGTACTCAAGATAGGTTTGTCCCTCTCCATGGACGCCCTTTGTGGCATCCGCCCCCGGGCCGTTGGGTGTGGGGGTGTAGTCGCGTCGGCGGCTTGGTACGCCATGGTCACCGACCGAATAAGACAGTCCTACCAAAATAAAGTCTTCAATGGCCGGACCGTGACCATTCAGACGCCTTGCTATCTGTTTCACCAAGGGAAAAGCATAATCCGCATCGGTGACGTAGAGCACTGGATAGCGCCGTGAAGGCTCCTTTTCATAGGATGCCGGCAGCGCCACAAATACCTGATAGTGTCGTCCGCTGCCGGGGTCCGGTACATCCCAAACCTGGGTATCCACTATTTCATAGAGCAGTCCATTGCCACGTTGCCCGCCAAGCTGGGAGGCAACATGCCTATCGACAGTTGTGTGTAGCTCATGCGAGTCAGCTGTGGCATCTGAGGCCGTTGTAGCATTTGCAAACTGAGCGCAGCAGGCGAGTAAGAGAGCACATATCCTTGTCATGCAAATCATCCTTTTATGGTGGGAGGTCGGCGTGGCGCTGTGTGGAATGTAATGCAGGCGTTTTTCAAGTTTCAACCATCCGCCTGTTGGAGGTGATGAGGTTATAAATGATTGAAATGGTTGTGGTGACAGTACCAACTAAGTTGAAGTTAATAGGGGAGCGCAAGATTAAAACGTGCCTTGGCTCCCGAAACAATTCCGGGCCCTTATTGATGAATTAGCCTGCCACCTTTCACCACATCCACCAGTGGATTTACGCCATAGGAGTATGCCAGCTCCGCCGGGGTGGAGATACGCCACAGGCAGAAGTCGGCCTCCATACCTTCACGTAACACGCCCACGCGCTGGTCACGGCCAAGGGCGCGGGCGGCGTTACGGGTTACGCCGGCAAGGGCCTCTTCCGGCGTCAGACGGAACAGGGTGCAGCCCATGTTCAGCATCAGCAGGGTCGAGCAGATAGGTGATGAACCGGGGTTAAAATCGCTGGCAAGCACCATGGGCACCTGATACTGACGCAAAAGGTCGATGGGAGGCAGCTTGGTTTCCCGCAGGAAGTAGAAGGCGCCCGGCAACAGCACGGCGCAGGTGCCGCTTTGGGCAATGGCCTTTACGCCGGCTTCGTCGAGGTATTCGATATGGTCAACCGACTTGGCGCCAAGACGCGCGGCCAGTTCACTGCCTCCGAGGTTGCTGAGCTGCTCGGCGTGCAGCTTGATATCCAGCCCCAAAGTTTTGGCGGCGCTCAGAACCCGCTCGGTTTGCTCTAGGTTAAAGGCGATGTTTTCGCAGAATACGTCGGCGGCATCGGCAAGGTTCTCGGCCACCACGGCGGGCAGCATTTCGTTGACCACCAGATCCACATAGGCATCGGTTCCGGCTTCGCCCAGGGTTTTGAACTCAGGGGGCACGGCATGGGCACCGAGGAAGGTGGTGACTACATCCACGTGGTGGTGCTGGCCAAGCTCGCGGGCAACCCGCAGTAGCTTAAGCTCGGTATCCAAATCCAGGCCGTAGCCTGATTTGATTTCCACCGTGGTAACCCCTTCCTTTGCCAACGCATTCAGGCGGCGACGGGCGAGGTCAAACAGCTCGGCTTCGTCGGCGTCGCGGCAGGCTTTTACTGTGCTGACAATGCCGCCGCCGGCGCGGGCGATTTCTTCGTAGCTTGCGCCCTGCAGACGCAGCTCAAATTCGTTGGCGCGATTACCGGCAAATACCAGGTGAGTGTGGGCATCAATCAGGCCGGGGGTCAGCCAGCCGCCATGGCCGCGGTGTACAGGGGTGGCCAGCACATCGAATTCGGGCAGGTCGCTGCGCTTGCCAAGCCAGGCTATTTTGCCGTCTTTTACCGCCAGCGCCGCATCGGTAATGGCGCCATAAGCCTCGTTCATGGATGGGTCCATGGTGGCAATATTGATATCAATCCAAACCTGATCCCAAGACATGCTGACTCCTGCTGTGGCTGTTATGTAGGCTTTTTGTGTACCGTCGTTATAAAAATAGGTCGCGGCAACTGACTAATCTATTGTTTCTATTGTTACGGCTTGATCTTCTGCCAATCAGCCAGTATCTACTTGTATATACAAGTTTGGATTATAGCCGACACTCAGGCGGGAAAGACAGCCGCAAACCGTTACCGGCGGAAATTAAGGGACCCAAATGGCCACAGCCAAGTTTGCCGAAATCAAAGAATACATACGGCGCCACATTGAAGCGGGCGAATGGGAAGAAAATACCCGGGTGCCCTCGGAGAACCAGCTCGCCGAGCAGTTTGGCTGCAGCCGTATGACCGCCCGCCGCGCGCTGACTGAATTGGTTGAGGCAGGGGTGTTGGAGCGCTCTCAGGGGCTAGGTACCTTTGTGGCGTCACTCAAGTCCCAGTCAAGCATGTTGTCTATTCGCAATATCGCTGATGAAATCAAGGGGCGCGGTCATGGCCACAGTGTGCAGGTGGTGGAATTGGCCGCTATCAATGCCATCCCCCCGATCGCTATTGCCCTTGGGCTGGAGGAGGGCACTGAAGTGTTTTACTCATTGCTGGTGCATTGCGAACAGGGAATACCCCTGCAACTGGAGGAGCGTTTTGTTAATCCCAGTCTGGCGCCCGGGTATCTTAGGCAGGATTTCAGCCAACTGACACCCCATGAGTATCTGTCGCACGTCGCCCCGCTGACGGAGGCGCGTCATACCATAGAGGCGATTATGCCTAAAGAGCAGATCCGGAACAGCCTGAATATACCCGAAGGCGAACCCTGCCTGCAGATCATCCGTCGTACCTGGTCCCGTCAGGGGGTAGTGAGTTTTGCCCGCTTGGTTCATCCCGGCAGTCGTTTTCGTCTTGGTGGCCACCTTACCTTTAAATAGAAGCTTTTTTGGCAATACTCTGGCATAGCAAAAGAGTCTCAGTGTGCGGTTTTGCGAAAAACACCGTTTCAGTCGAAGGTTGAACAAGCTTAAATCTTTTTGTATTTCATATTGTTAATTTGGCTATTTTTCCTCTGTCGATGAATGGTCTTTTGCCAAGATCCCGGATTGTGGATAGCATAGGGGTTCATTGGTTTTTGTTTGCTGGATAACGCTTTGCCAAGACTGCCGCGCCTGTCACTGGCCTTAATGGCACCTCTGTGTCTGATACTGCTCTACCTGAGTCTGGTAGGGGCAGAGTTTTACTATGAAAAATCTCTCAAGCAGGAGCAGGTGGCAGAAGCCCAGTTGGCGCAGGTCAGACAGCAAATGTTCCGCTTGCAGCACATCGTCTCAGAGGCCATGGCGTTACAGGATACCGACCGTATCGCTCAGGAGGTGTCACTGGCAGCGACTGACCTGGAGTTGATGGTGCTGGTACTGGTGGACCCGGGCAGCAACATTCGTTATGCCAACCATCTGGTGTGGCAGGGCAGTCGCGCCAGTCAGGTCATCGACGGTTATGAAACGGCGCGTCATCAGCAGACGGTGGCCGCCAAAAAGCCATGGGTACAGGTTAACTCCGACCGCCTATCGATTCAGGCTTACTACCCTGTTAACCACAGTGGTGTTCCCCGCTATAGCGAAATCAACCTAATCTATCTGGAATACGACCTCTCGGGTGCCTACAGCCGTGCCATAAGCGAATTGCAGCAACGCTTTTTGCAGATATGGGGTGGCGGCGCCTTACTGATCCTGATGTTTTTAACCGTGTTTCATTATGTGGGCGTCAGACCGCTTCGCAGTTTGCTGCGTTTGGCCCGCCTGAAGCAGGCGGAGCCTTTGGCGCAGACTGTGCCCATGGCCTCCAGCGAAGTCGCCAAATTGCAGCAGTACATGTACCAGACTGAACTCAAGCTCAAGCGCACCCTCAAGCAGCTGCGAGACTCGGAGCAGCGCTGGTTGTTTGCGGTGGAAGGTTCGCAAACCGGTATTTGGGATTGGCAGATAAGCAGTGGCGAACTGTTTTTGTCTGACCGCTGGAAAGAAATGCTGGGTTATGGCCCCACTGAGCTGAAAAACGAGTACAGCTCTTGGGAAGGCCGCTTGCACCCGGATGATAAAGCACGGGTGCTGGAGCGACTGCAAAGCTATCTCAAGGGCGAAGCCGATGTTTACGAGAGCCGCCATCGCCTGAAACACAGGCAGGGGCACTATATTTGGGTGCTCGATCGCGGCATGGTGGTGGAATGGCAAGAGGATGGTCGACCGGCACGGGTGATAGGCAGCCAGCGTGATGTATCGGAAGATATGCGTAATCAGCAGGCCATCGCCCATCAGGCCAACCACGACTCCCTGACCAACCTGGCCAACCGCCGGGCAGTGATGGACGCCCTGTTTGAGTTTCAGCAAGCGGGTCCCGGCAGCATGTTACGCTTGGGCGCCCTGCTACTGATTGATTTGGACAACTTTAAACTCGTCAACGATGCTCTGGGTCATCACCATGGCGACCGCCTGCTGATTCAGGCCGCAGCCAGACTGTCGGGCTTTTTCAGCGGTAATGCCCTTGTGGCACGGTTGGGCGGCGATGAGTTCGCGATTATGGTTCTCGACCTGGCGACCGACACTGAGCAGGCAGCTCATCAGGCGATGCAGCTGGGAGCCGAGCTGAAACAGCAGATTGCCCGCAGTTTTCAGCTCTCGGATCAGCAAATCAATGTCACCGCCTCCGTGGGCGTGTGCCTGTTTGATAATCATCATCCGGTTGAGCCGGCGCAGCTGCTTAAGCATGCAGATATGGCCATGTACGCGGCCAAAGACGGTGGCCGCAACGGTTGTGCCCTTTACAGTGACGAACTGGAAGATAAGGCAACAGAAAACCTGTGGCTGCAAAACGAGTTGCGGCATGCCATCGAGCGTGAACAATTGTCTTTGGTGTTTCAGCCCATCTTTAATCACGATGGTGAGCTGGTATGCTGTGAAGCCCTGTGCCGCTGGCATCATCCTGAACGCGGTCCTATTTCACCGGCACAATTTATTCCGGTGGCCGAAGATTCGGGTCTTATCATCGGCATTGGCCAATGGGTATTGCTGGAAGTATGTCGCACGCTAAAGGCCATGTCAGAAAAGGGCACCCCCATGCCGGCGGTGGCCGTGAACATCAGTGCGAGGCACTTCAACCAGATTGATTTTGTCGAACGCCTGCTGGCCCTGCTCAAAGCGCATCAGGTGTCGCCAGCACAGATTGAACTTGAGCTGACTGAATACGCGCTGTTGTCCAACCTCAATGCCATCAGCGAGCGGATGCAGCGACTGCGCAGCGCCGGGTTTTCCATCGCCATCGATGACTTTGGTACCGGCTATTCGTCACTGAGTTATCTGCAGAGTCTGCCGCTCTCCAGGCTGAAGCTGGACGCCGCCTTTGTCGGCCGTATCGGTACCGAAGCGGGTAATGCCATAGTGCGGGCCATTGTGGACATGGCCCACAGCCTCATGTTGAAGGTGGTGGCAGAAGGGGTAGAGACCGAGGCTCAGCAGGCCTATCTCTCAAGCCTGGAGTGTGACTTCTTCCAGGGGTATTTGCTTGGCAAACCTATGCCAGCCTCAGAGTTGGTTGCACGGCGTATCGCCCCCAGCGCCCAAAGCGCCAGTCGCCGTAGCTGACGCACCAAATCAAGGTTTGGCAAGACGCGGCCTGAAGATATCAGGCCTGCATATCAGCGCTGCTTGGCATGGCTGGCAAAAAAGCCCAGCATCGCCTCTATCGCCTTGGTGCGTGGGCCGTCGCATTCCATCAAAATCTCATGGCGGGCGTCGTTAATCTGCAAGCATTCGCACAGTCCACCCATGGCCCTGTTCTGGGCTTTGTTGTCAACTATGGTGTCTTCACTCGCCTGCAACACCAGCAAAGGGATTTTGCTCTCCCGCGCCGCCAATACCGCTTCGTCACAGGCATCCAATGCTTCCAGCAGCCAGCGGTTGGTGGGCGAGCCCAGTTGCAATTGCGGGTTTTGCTCATAGAGCTCGCGGTAGGCCTGATAACGGGCCTCGCTTTTGGTGAGGTCGTTTTTGGCAAAGGGGGCCGGATGATAGTCCTTGCCCCCGAGAATGTAGTTGGGTAGCCCTTTAGCGCTGGCATCCAGCTTTTGCGCCAGCCAGCGCACAAACACCTTGTTCATGGGCAGGCAGATGCCGTACATGGGGGCCGAGAAACAGGCGGCACTGAAGAGGCCCGAATGCGCCTGCAAATACAGGGTGCCTATGGCGCCGCCCATGGAGTGGCCAGCCAGAAACAGCGGCGCTTTGGCTCGGGGGCGCACAACCTGGTCTATAAAATGATTGAAGTCAGTGACATAGTCACTGAAGTGCGCCACATGGCCCATATGGCGGTTGGGCGTAAGACGGCTCGATAGACCCTGACCGCGATGGTCCAGTGCGTAGACACTGTAGCCAGCGTCATAAAAATCCTGGTACAGCTCCAGATACTTGAGAAAGGCCTCAACCCGGCCATTGGAAAAAACAATGCTGCCCTTAGGACTGGGGTGTTCCAGTGCCAGCCAGGCGATGTCGACGCCGGGGCTGGTGGCGAGGCTGCCCAGCTCACAGCGCTGATACAGCGCCTTAAGGGCAGGTGGAATTGTCAAAGATGTATTCAAAGCTGGTGTATGCATGCGATCTGATAAAAATGCCGGGGCCAGCGGCCCCGGACTGGGTTCAGGCCGCTTTGGCGGCGGCGATAAAGTCGTTGATTTGCTGCTCCAGCACCGACAGGGGCACGCTGCCATGGGCCAGCACGGCATCGTGGAAAGCGCGGATGTCGAATTTTTCACCCAACTCGGCTTCGGCCTTGGCCCGCAGACGCTTGATGGTGAGCTCGCCAATCTTGTACGACACCGCCTGGCCCGGCCAGGAGATGTAACGGTCGATTTCGGTATTCACGTTGTGCAGCGACAGCGCCGTGTTACCCGCCATAAAGTCGATGGCCTGCTGACGGCTCCATCCCTTGGCGTGCATCCCTGTGTCCACCACCAAACGGGCGGCGCGCCACATTTCATAGGTCAGGCGGCCAAAGTTGCTGTAGGGGTCAGTGTAGAATCCGCCTTCCAGTCCAAGGTATTCGCTGTACAGACCCCAACCTTCGCCGAAGGCTGAGATATAGCTGTAGCGGCGGAAGTTGGGCAGCTGGTCCAGTTCCTGATTGAGGGCAATTTGCAGGTGATGCCCAGGAACGGCCTCGTGCAGGGTCAGGGCTTCCATTTCATACAGTGGACGCTTGTCCAGCGCATAGGTGTTGACCCAGTAGTAACCGGCTTTGTCCGGTGCGGAGGAACCGGAATAGCGCCCCGTGGTGTACTTGGGGGCGATTTCGGCCGGTACCGGCTCTATGCCATAGGGCTGACGTGGCAGCTTGCCAAAGAACTTCGGCAGCATGGCGTCGGCCTTCTTGGCGATATAGGCGGCTTCTTTCAGCAGTTGCTCCGGCGTGGTTGCATAGAAGCGCGGATCGGTGCGCAGGAAGTGCAGGAACTCATCGAAGCTGCCCTTAAAGCCGGTGCTCTTGATGACGGCTTCCATTTCGGCGCGGATGCGGGCGACTTCTTTCAGACCAAGCTGATGTACTTCGTCTGAGGTCATGTCGAGGGTCGTGTAATAACGCACCCGGTTCTCGTAGAAGTCCTGGCCGTTTGGCATGTCGTAGGCGGCAATGGTTTCTCGGGCGTTTGGCATGTACTCGCCGGTCATAAAGTCATAGAAGGCCTGATACTGGGGCAGTACTTTCTCCGCCACGGCCTTGCGACCAGCTTGAGTCAGCTCTGCTTTTTCGGCGGCGCTGAAATGGGCCGGAAATTCCTTAAAGGGGGCGAAATAGGTGCTGTCTTCCACTGGCACCATAAAAGCGCTGATGCTGTCTTCAAAGCCCTTGAGGGTGACCTTGGGTGGGGTGATACCACTCGTCAACCCCTGACGCAGCCAGAACGTTTGCTGGGCAAAGTACTGAGGCAGGGCATTCAGCTTGGCGAGGTAATTGTCGTAGTCTTCGCGGGTCTTGAAGCTGCCCTTGGCCATGGAGGCAATGTAGGCGTGGAAGCCGCCTTCGGAGGAAATGGGCATGTAGTGGTCTTTAAACTGATACATGTCGACATCGTTCTGAATTTGCCCCTGAAGAATATCGGCATTGATGCGGTCTTCCTTGGACAGCTTGCTGCGATCCAGCGCCTTCAGCGAGGCCAGAAGGCTTTGGCGTTTCAGCTGAGTCTCGGCCAGACGTTCTGGTGACAGGTCAGCCAGCTTACCCGCCGCAGACTTATCGCCCTGGTCGTAGGCCAGTGAGGGGCTGATTTCCAAATCCAGCTGCCAGGCTTTATCGATAATGCTTTGCAGGTTTTTATCAAGAATGACCGGAGCGGCTTTGACCTCTGCAGCTTTGGGCTCTTCGGCAGCGGGGCGCTGCTGCGCACGATTGGCATCGTAAGAATACCTGTAGGCATCGCTGGCGGTGGTGTTGACGTTGCAACCGGCGAGGGTGCCGGCAAGAGCCAGAGCGAGCAGTGACGGTTTGAAGAGCTTGTGCATGCCGTTGTCCTTTTGATTTTGTGTTATCCAACGAGGGATTATGCCTGACTGTTGCCGCCTTGCCAGCCCGAAGCCTTAACTTTAGCCACTAAGTTTGTCAGAAATTGTTGATTTTGAGAGCAGATTGAACATTACTCAGATTTAAGCCTGCAATTGCGTGTTAAACTTCATCGCAGCCCAAGACCAGGAATAAAAACACAATTGGCGGGGCTTTCAAACAGGGGTTAACTATGATTGATAACAAGATTCCACTGGTGGACCTCCACCGGCATCTTGACGGCAATGTCAGGGTGCAAACCATTTGGGAGCTGGGTCATCAGCACGGTATCGCCTTACCGGCGGACTCGCTGGAGACGTTGGCGCCTTTCGTTCAAATTCAGGGTAAGGAAACCAGCCTGGTCGCGTTTTTGAAAAAGCTCGACTGGATGGTGGCCGTGCTCGCAGATCTGGATGCAGTGCAGCGGGTGGCCCGTGAAAACGTGGCCGATGCAGCGCTGTCAGGCCTCGATTATGCCGAGCTGCGTTTCAGCCCTTACTACATGGCGATGAACCACAAGCTGCCGATTGAAGGTGTGGTGGAGGCCGTGATTGACGGTGTGAATCAGGGATTGAAAGCGCATCCCCAGGTGAAGATTAACCTGATTGGCATCATGTCCCGCTCTTTTGGCGTGGATGCCTGCACCGCTGAGCTGAATGGCCTTTTGGCCCACCGCGACAAGCTGGTGGCCATCGACCTGGCCGGTGACGAACTGGGTTTCCCCGGCAGCCTGTTTAACGATCACTTCAAGCGGGTGCGTGACTCGGGGCTGAATATTACAGTACACGCAGGTGAAGCCGCTGGCGCCGAGAGCATGTGGCAGGCGATTCAGGAACTGGGTGCCACCCGTATCGGTCATGGCGTGAAGGCGGTACAGGATCCCAAGCTGATGGAGTATCTCGCCAAGCACCGCATTGGAATCGAGTCATGCCCCACTTCTAATCTGCAAACCTCCACCGTGAAGTCGCTGGCTGAGCATCCGCTGCGCACCTTCGTGGATGCCGGTGTGTTGGTGTGTCTGAATACCGACGACCCGGGCGTGAGCAATATCGACATCAAGCACGAGTACAGACTTGCCCATAACGAGATGGGTTTCAGTGCTGCCGAGCTTGCCAAACTGCAGGCCAATGGTGTGGAGATGGCATTTATCTCTGATTCAGACCGAAAAGCGCTTTACGCCGCCAAAGCCTGACTCAGCGAACATTGTAGATAAAAAAACCGGCCCAGTGGCCGGTTTTTTTGTTGGCTGAATCGGACTGGAACGCCCTTTTCCAAGCCTTAAATTACCCGTGAGAACTGCTGCTGACGGGCCTTCTCGCGGAAGTACACGTCAAAGCACATACAGATATTACGGATAAGCAGACGGCCGGTATCAGACACATGAATACGACGGTTCTCAATGGTCACCAGCTTGTCGTCGATAAAGGTCTGCAGCAGTTTCAAATCCTGAGCGAAGTAGTCTTCGAAGGTGAAGCCAAACTTCTCATCGATAACAGCCATATCCAGGTCGAAATGACAGATCAGCTGCTTGATGACCACCCGGCGGATTTCGTCGTCGTGGTTCAGTTTGCAACCCTTCCACAGCGCATGGCCATGGTCGTCTATGGCTTCGTAGTATGGGCGGATATCTTTCTGGTTTTGGGCGTAGCAATCGCCAATCTGGCTGATGGACGATACACCCAGACCCAGCAGGTCACATTCTTCCTGGGTAGTATAGCCTTGGAAGTTGCGGTGCAGCTTGCCTTCGCGTTGCAGGCGCGCCAGCTCGTCATCGGGCTTGGCGAAGTGATCCATGCCGATGTACTGATATCCGGCGTCCACCAGGGTCTCGATGGTCTGGTGCAGGATTTCCAGCTTCTGCTGCGGTGATGGCAGATCTTCGTCCTTGATCTTGCGCTGGGCGGCAAAGCGCGCAGGCAGGTGGGCGTAGTTGAACACCGACAGACGGTCAGGCGACAGGTCCAGAATGCGCTGGATGGTTTCAGCGAAGGTTTCCGGTGTCTGATGGGGCAGGCCGTAAATCAAATCCACGTTGGTGGACTCAAAGCCCATGGCCTTGGCCTTGCCAATCAGGTCGAAAATAAACTGCTCGTCCTGTGGACGGTTTACCGCTTCCTGAACCTGCTTGTTGAAGTCCTGCACCCCAATAGAAATACGGTTGAAACCGGCTTCCTTGAGGGTGTCGAGCATGGTCAGC
This portion of the Shewanella amazonensis SB2B genome encodes:
- a CDS encoding alpha/beta hydrolase, which gives rise to MDTQVWDVPDPGSGRHYQVFVALPASYEKEPSRRYPVLYVTDADYAFPLVKQIARRLNGHGPAIEDFILVGLSYSVGDHGVPSRRRDYTPTPNGPGADATKGVHGEGQTYLEYLKHVAIPFVADKYRTDEAQRLFLGHSYGGLLGAQALLTDPRMFAGYVLGSPSFWYDNKVMWSFEQRYAKANKDLSAKVYLYVGEYEDMKPGDTRYATRYNMVTDARYFEKTLMSRRYPSLQLRLDVLNDEDHLSVAPRGFTHGLKYLLPASTGNKP
- the hutI gene encoding imidazolonepropionase, whose translation is MSWDQVWIDINIATMDPSMNEAYGAITDAALAVKDGKIAWLGKRSDLPEFDVLATPVHRGHGGWLTPGLIDAHTHLVFAGNRANEFELRLQGASYEEIARAGGGIVSTVKACRDADEAELFDLARRRLNALAKEGVTTVEIKSGYGLDLDTELKLLRVARELGQHHHVDVVTTFLGAHAVPPEFKTLGEAGTDAYVDLVVNEMLPAVVAENLADAADVFCENIAFNLEQTERVLSAAKTLGLDIKLHAEQLSNLGGSELAARLGAKSVDHIEYLDEAGVKAIAQSGTCAVLLPGAFYFLRETKLPPIDLLRQYQVPMVLASDFNPGSSPICSTLLMLNMGCTLFRLTPEEALAGVTRNAARALGRDQRVGVLREGMEADFCLWRISTPAELAYSYGVNPLVDVVKGGRLIHQ
- the hutC gene encoding histidine utilization repressor produces the protein MATAKFAEIKEYIRRHIEAGEWEENTRVPSENQLAEQFGCSRMTARRALTELVEAGVLERSQGLGTFVASLKSQSSMLSIRNIADEIKGRGHGHSVQVVELAAINAIPPIAIALGLEEGTEVFYSLLVHCEQGIPLQLEERFVNPSLAPGYLRQDFSQLTPHEYLSHVAPLTEARHTIEAIMPKEQIRNSLNIPEGEPCLQIIRRTWSRQGVVSFARLVHPGSRFRLGGHLTFK
- a CDS encoding putative bifunctional diguanylate cyclase/phosphodiesterase → MPRLPRLSLALMAPLCLILLYLSLVGAEFYYEKSLKQEQVAEAQLAQVRQQMFRLQHIVSEAMALQDTDRIAQEVSLAATDLELMVLVLVDPGSNIRYANHLVWQGSRASQVIDGYETARHQQTVAAKKPWVQVNSDRLSIQAYYPVNHSGVPRYSEINLIYLEYDLSGAYSRAISELQQRFLQIWGGGALLILMFLTVFHYVGVRPLRSLLRLARLKQAEPLAQTVPMASSEVAKLQQYMYQTELKLKRTLKQLRDSEQRWLFAVEGSQTGIWDWQISSGELFLSDRWKEMLGYGPTELKNEYSSWEGRLHPDDKARVLERLQSYLKGEADVYESRHRLKHRQGHYIWVLDRGMVVEWQEDGRPARVIGSQRDVSEDMRNQQAIAHQANHDSLTNLANRRAVMDALFEFQQAGPGSMLRLGALLLIDLDNFKLVNDALGHHHGDRLLIQAAARLSGFFSGNALVARLGGDEFAIMVLDLATDTEQAAHQAMQLGAELKQQIARSFQLSDQQINVTASVGVCLFDNHHPVEPAQLLKHADMAMYAAKDGGRNGCALYSDELEDKATENLWLQNELRHAIEREQLSLVFQPIFNHDGELVCCEALCRWHHPERGPISPAQFIPVAEDSGLIIGIGQWVLLEVCRTLKAMSEKGTPMPAVAVNISARHFNQIDFVERLLALLKAHQVSPAQIELELTEYALLSNLNAISERMQRLRSAGFSIAIDDFGTGYSSLSYLQSLPLSRLKLDAAFVGRIGTEAGNAIVRAIVDMAHSLMLKVVAEGVETEAQQAYLSSLECDFFQGYLLGKPMPASELVARRIAPSAQSASRRS
- a CDS encoding alpha/beta hydrolase family protein; translated protein: MKVMMTIVLSLIWMWVSPTAHAYTQLTKDDFISDPLIYDAEFSPDGRYLAFIRQAGKSRDVVIRDFSQEGAPITGILQDEFIRADSISWANNTRVIVNLMVPYERISKLKKKAEKDPEFDLDEYDYFRRSISMDVHCQDRVVLLNHKKYSRKNLNLSRVSNLLVDDEQHILMPAWGHKGLEIMKVNVYTGKGEVVLEGGRRTYNILTDKQGQPTFRLDYYYYSRSVQVYEYTQEGEWVPIDRIYFEQNEDGEFDFEGLVGIGKEGELIYRKRNETSGYYEIVKYKKGSKEKQVVASLPEEDIYSPMFDAFTGEYLGYQVQRDLIRNVYLDKSYQAHYDKVAEDIGHSNFSFWASSTSKNRVVVKSSGADHLGKFYVYDYKTQALTWLGDVHNQLVPENLGLPAKVNYSTRDGQKLRMYLLFPPNYDDTKAYPMVVLPHGGPQSRDSASFDFFAQFIATRGYIVIQPNFRGSTGYGLEFEKAGYKQWGQRMQDDVSDAVTYMTQNGYADKSRVCIVGASYGGYAALMGAIKTPELYRCSISINGVTHLKDQIAFDVDSAEINEDRIEEILYERIGHPIRDAKMLDDNSPALLASKVSLPLLIIAGDSDQIVPYTQAEVMVEALAKSKKDFKFVELTDTGHNPFILKDSAAKVYQEVEQFLKTHLGE